In one window of Porites lutea chromosome 8, jaPorLute2.1, whole genome shotgun sequence DNA:
- the LOC140946017 gene encoding uncharacterized protein, with product MAGPKGVCPSFFNLPWEDVIFLHIFPHFSIQQLFKCRRVSRFFREVCNSYFAWQRSLDCSEVSSRLTTNAFSLLTKASSSLQLVVLKNCKGWLDEASLVEVLKRNPRISELDLTACSSLTNLSLFTLAEFNSGLRVIKLRECRWVSSDAVIQLSLCCNGLQHVDLTGCWEVTDSCVSSLASCCNGLQTLLLNDCYSVSDNSVRIVANSCPKLSHLGLKGCWRVSNTAIKLIGEYCPYLDTLEVRDCRDISEASLARLRLRGVKIDVGKTKRLRLHAGLYGYVEHDDWQIPVVNLNI from the coding sequence ATGGCGGGTCCGAAAGGTGTTTGCCCAAGTTTCTTCAATCTTCCGTGGGAAGACGTGATTTTTCTACATATATTTCCTCATTTTAGTATACAACAGCTCTTCAAGTGCAGACGGGTTAGCAGATTTTTCCGAGAAGTTTGCAATTCGTATTTCGCTTGGCAAAGAAGTCTAGATTGCAGTGAAGTTTCTTCCCGCCTCAcaacaaatgcattttctctGTTAACTAAAGCAAGTTCGTCTTTACAGCTGGTggttttgaaaaactgtaaagGCTGGCTGGATGAAGCTTCCCTCGTGGAAGTATTAAAGCGAAATCCGCGAATTAGTGAGTTGGATTTGACTGCATGTTCAAGTTTAACAAATTTATCCCTATTTACATTGGCGGAGTTTAACTCCGGATTAAGAGTAATTAAGTTACGTGAGTGTCGCTGGGTTTCATCGGATGCTGTTATTCAGTTATCGTTATGCTGTAATGGCCTACAGCATGTCGATCTCACAGGCTGTTGGGAAGTCACAGATTCTTGCGTATCGTCTCTTGCCTCTTGCTGTAATGGATTGCAAACTCTTCTCCTCAATGATTGTTACAGCGTCAGCGATAATTCGGTTCGAATTGTCGCCAATTCATGCCCTAAACTGTCCCATCTCGGATTGAAGGGGTGTTGGCGAGTCTCTAATACCGCTATAAAACTGATTGGAGAATACTGTCCTTATCTGGACACGCTGGAAGTCAGGGATTGTAGAGATATTTCTGAGGCTAGTTTAGCAAGGTTAAGATTACGTGGAGTAAAGATTGATGTCGGCAAAACCAAGCGATTAAGATTACATGCCGGTCTCTATGGATATGTAGAACATGATGATTGGCAAATACCAGTGGTCAACTTGAACATTTGA